The Chlorocebus sabaeus isolate Y175 chromosome 14, mChlSab1.0.hap1, whole genome shotgun sequence genome segment GCACAGGAAGTGTATTAAGCAGGTCAATATCACTTGTGAGTCAAAGTTAGTTGTTGAAATGACTTTATCACAGTGTAAGTTTCACATATAAGCACCATTTTGCCTCATAATTTTAGGTTGAATTCATCAAGAAACAGTATCAGGCCACCAACTTCATTTCTGTACAGACCATGAATTAACAACCATCCAACCTaacaaccactttttttttttttttttttttttgacagcgtcttgctctgttgcccagactggagtgcagcggtgtgatctcagctcactgcaaccttcacctcccgggttcaagcgattcttctgcctcagcctcatgagtagctgggatcacaggcatgcaccaccatgcctggctaattttttttttttttttcatttttagtagagacggggtttcaccatgtcggccaggctggtcttgaactcctgacctcaggtgatccacctgccttggcttcctagagtgctggaattacaggcgtgagccactgcccccatcCAACAACCACTTTTAAAACAAATCCTTAACtataaacacacattttaaagcaCACGGTTttacagatgctggtgagaatggggagaaaagggaactctgaTATGCTGTTGGGTAAACTAGTACAGCTGCCATGGAGAATaacatggaggttcctcagaaaactacaaGTAGAACTACTcacatgatctagcaatcccattacttaaaatctatccaaaggaaaggaaatcattatatcaaagagacatctgcacctcATGTTTATAGctgcactattcagaatagccaaTATGGAACTGACCTATGTGTCCaacaatagatgaatgaataaggaaaaCATGGTATATGTACACAAGGGAATGCTATTCGGCcataaaaaagacaatgaaatcctgtcattcacagcaacttggatggaattggaggatattaagtgaaataagccaggcacagaaaggtaaacaccacatgttctcagtcacATGTGGGACCTAGAACACGTTGATCTATAGAAGTAAAAGGTAGAACAGAGGAtgccagaagctgggaaggggaggggaaggtggtGGTAGGGAGGGATTTGTTAAAGGATTCAAGATTATAGTCAGATGGGAGGACTAAGTACCAGGGTTTCACACCGCTGTAGGGTGACGATAGTTAACAAtaatagaccaggcatggtggctcatgcctgtaaacccagcactttgggaggccaaggtgggcagattgcctgagttcaggagcttgagaccagcctgggcaacatggtgaaacccccactctactaaaatacaaaaactttgccaggcttggtggtgtgcgcctgtaatcccagctatttgggaggctgaggcagaattgcttgactcaggaggtggaggttgcagtgagctgagatggcaccattgcattccagcctgggtgacagagcaagactccctcatacacacacaaaataataatagtaataatacatagtttcaaatagctggaGGGAGGATTGAAccttcccaacacaaagaaataaatgtttgagatgatggatatgctgatTACCCTAATCTGAAATCATTATACATCATACGTATGAAACATGACTGTGCACCCtattaatatgtacaattatttgtcaattaaaataatacaacttaAAAACACATGGTTTTAAACATGATTTTGCATACTCTGAAGCATATATTTTGCATCCTGACATCATGTCATAAGTGAAAAGATAAGTGACTTTCATTATTACTGCTCCAAATGCATGAATGCTCAATAACCTGTGATCTATTTTCTGTAATTCACGTTTATAAAAAGTAACTTTAGAACTTCAGTCATTGTCAGCCAGCAGTTTTCCCTGCTCCACAATTAAATAAGTCAGTATTTTTGGAAGTACTGTACAAGTTGTTTGGGAGCTCCCTACATGTTGCCACTGGATAAGATGACCTGAAacccagccgggtgtggtggctcacacatataatcccagcactttgggaggccgaggcgggcggatcacctgaggtcagtagttcgagaccagcctggccaacatggtgaaatcctgtctctactaaaaatataaaaattagccggccatggtggcttatacctgtggtcccagttactcagtaggctgaggcaggagaatcactagaacctggggcggggaggctgcagtgagccgagatggtgccaccgcactccagcctgggtgacagagcgaaactctgtctcagaaacaaacgaacaaacaaaaaccctgaaaCCTGTCTTTCAGCAGAAAGATTTTAGTGAGTTAGTATCAAGGGGTCATCACTTCCTTTTCTCCTTGGAGAGCTGACACAGGACAGGAAGACTAAGCGCTGTTTCTGATATCTTAAGATCCCTTTCAGGAAACCCATTCTGTTGGTGTTTCTTAAGGTGTGATAAAGCTTGTCCAGCCTCCACACTGTATAAAGTTCTCCTTTACACACCCACGTATCAGCAGAGCTGCCCTGTAGGTAGGATTCTTACTCCCACGTGGCTAGTGAGTAGTAAGCAAGGCCACAAGTAAGGTCTTTGGGTGCTGTCTGTTCTTTCAGGAGAGTCACTTTGATATGAGAAAGGGGTTGGGGAAAGACGCCTGAGTCTGGGCGTGGTCTGGGAGAGAAGCACATTTAGGGTGCCGCAACCACATCTTATTTCTCCTGCCATTTTGCTCAGGGCCAGCCCGAAGTGAGAATGGCTTTTCTCGGTCAACTCCCAGTTTTACCACCATCATCCTTACCCGAATCCTAGTGAGTCTATTCTCCACTGAACTGAACCGAGTGCAGCTGACTGCAGGCGCGCGGTGCCCCATTTGCCACCCCAGGGAGGCCGAGCAGCGGCGAGTGTGTGGCCACTGCCCCTCCGCTCTCCCAGCAAACCCACGGTGCGGGGCCACGGCCCCTCCGCCCTCCCAGCAAACCCACGGTGCGGGGCCACGGCCCCTCCGCCCTCCCAGCAAACCCACGGTGCGGGGCCACGGCCCCTCCGCCCTCCCAGCAAACCCACGGTGCGTGGCCACGGCCCCTCCGCCCTCCCAGCAAACCCACGGTGCGTGGCCACGGCCCCTCCGCTCTCCCAGCAAACCCACGGGGGCCTGGGTGCGGATGGAGACCGGCTGTGCGGCGGCCGCGGCCCCTGCGAGCTGAGCCACGGGGGTTTGGGCGGGGCGGAGCTTGTACTGGGTGGGCGGGGAGGAGCCCGGACGGCGGGAGCGGCTGCGGCGCGCGGGCGCCCTCGGAGCCGCGTGCTGGGGGTCCTAGGGgcccaccgcgcccagccggacgTTCAGACGCTCAGCCAAACATGGTCTGTAACCCAGGAAAGGGGAGCAGGGCCACTCCCGCGCGCGGCCCCCGCGATGAACCGGACGCCCCCACCCTGCCGGGAAAAAGGCAGTGGCGGTCAGGCCGCGCTGTCTCTTTAAGACCGTGTTCCTCCTAACACCCAAGGTGAGGAACCCGCCCTGGGTCCCGGGAGACAGCCCGAGGTGGGATGGGCCCTCGGCCTCCTACGGGTAGGCGGGTGAGAGTACAAGTCTCTGGGCGTGGAATCTGGGGAAGTTATGAATGGGGGGAGGGGCGGGTTCCGAGTTGAACCAAAGCCCCCAGGTACCTTGTGCATTTTCACAGGGCTCCTGGACAGGGCGGGGAGACTAACTAAGCAAGGCCAGGTTCCAAAGGGAGGAGAGTCCCAGCTGGTTTCCGCGTCCACACGGTGCAGTCCTTCATGAATCTGGGTAAGCGCGGTAGCTTGTGAATGAGGGTGAATGGCAGAAGCTCGGGCTTCACGGGTGGGTGGGGAGGCAGCGGAACTGACCCCTGCGGCTGTCAGGTAGGCCTTGGGCACCCGGTTCTGCATTCTGGACTAAGAGGTGAAGCTAGCCTGCCCACACGCTGGGTATCCACTGGCCCCTTAGGAGCTCAGAGGGTACCGTAGCAAGCAGCTGGCGGCACTGTGCCTCCCTGGCACTCCCTGGCAGAGAGGGAGAGGCTGAGTGATGAGGCTCACTGCATTTTGGGTGAGCAGAATGAAGACTGTGAAGTCACAGAGGAAGTGGAATGCTACAGCTGGCTGCCGGGCAGAGGAAAGGTGTCACCCAGGCAGGCTCAGGATTTCTGGCTATGAAAGGAGCCTCTGGGGTCAGCAGGGCATGTCTGGTGCCCATGGTTGACTGATGAGTCGGGTGAGGCCACCCTACCGCAAGGGTCCCCCTCCCCATCCTACACAGGAATGAAAACAGTCCCATGTCCACTTTCTGGAAGCCTAAATACCACCCACACCACGTGGAAGGAAAGCAGGAGAGAGACTGAGGGGCACATGCTGCCGCCCTCTTTTCTCTCGAACCTCCTCCCAGGCCGACCACCCTTGCTGTGTCCAAGCCAAGCTCTGTGGGCTTTCTGTTTCTCCTGAGTAGTTGATTTTCGGAATTTGGGGTACCAGGGCTCTGGGGAGTGTGAGCTAGAGAGCCGATGAGTCTGGAAGATGACCACTGACTCCTACTCTCCCACTTCTCCAGATGCAGAGGCCTCCATGGCTGTGATAAGCCTGCTGTTCTTGGCAGTGATGTATGTTGTTCACCACCCCCTGATGGTCAGTGACCGCATGGACCTGGACACGTTAGCCAGGAGTCGGCAGCTGGAGAAGCGAATGAGCGAGGAGATGCGCCTgctagagatggagtttgaagagagaaagcaagcggCTGAGCAGAAGCAGAAGGCAGAGAACTTCTGGAGAGGAGACACGTCCAGCGACCAGTTAGTGCTGGGGAAGAAAGACACGGGGTGGCCGCTCCAGGCCGATGGTCAGGAGGGGCCTCTGGGCTGGGTGCTGGGAAACCTGTGGAACACTGGCCTCTTTTGCCTTTTTCTCATCTTTGAGCTCCTGCGACAGAACATGCAGCAAGAGCCAGCCTTTGATTCCagcagtgaggaggaggaggaggaagtccATGTTGTCCCTGTCACCTCTTACAACTGGCTTACTGACTTCCCCTCCCAGGAGGCCCTGGACTCCTTTTACAAACACTATGTCCAAAATGCCATCCGTGACCTGCCTTGCACCTGTGAGTTTGTGGAGAGTTTTGTGGATGATCTCATTGAGGCCTGTCGGGTGCTCAGCCGCCAAGAGGCTCACCCACAATTGGAAGACTGCCTGGGCATCGGGGCTGCCTTTGAGAAATGGGGAACCCTCCATGAGACCCAGAAATTTGATATCCTGGTGCCCATCGTCCCCCCACAGGGCACCATGTTTGTCCTGGAGATGAAGGACCCCGCCCTGGGCCGCCGCTGTGGCTGTGTGCTGGTGGAGTCAGAATGTGTGTGCAAGCATGAGAAGCTCCTCGGGGACGTGCTGTGCCTGGTGCACCACCACAGGGACCCCTCGGCAGTCTTGGAGAAGCGTAGTAGCTCCATCAAGGCAGCTCTCTGCACTGGCTTCCACCTAGACGTCTGCAAGACTGTGCAGTGGTTCCGGAACATGATGGGCAATGCCTGGGCCCTTGTGGCCCACAAGTATGACTTTAAACTCAGTCTCCCACCGTCTCCCACCTCCTGCAAGCTCAGGCTAGACTATCGCTCAGGCCGCTTTCTCTCAATCCACTTGGTCCTGGGGGTGCAACGCGAAGACACCTTGGTCTACCTGGTGAGCCAGGCTCCTGACCAGGAGCAGCTCACCAGTGTGGACTGGCCTGAGTCCTTTGTGGCCTGTGAGCACTTGTTCCTGAAGCTGGTGGGGCGCTTTGCCCCCGAGAACACCTGTCACCTCAAGTGCCTCCAGATCATTTTAAGTCTCCGCCAGCATCAGAGCTTACCCCGCGGAGCATCCCGCCCCATCCTCACATCTTACCACTTTAAAACAGCTCTCATGCACCTCCTGCTACGGCTGCCCCTCACGGACTGGGCCCACAACATGCTCTCTCAGCGGCTCCAGGACATTCTCTGGTTCTTGGGCCGTGGCCTCCAGCAAAGGTCCCTCCATCATTTCCTCATTGGTAACACTTCTCTGCCCCTGACCATCCCGATCCCTAAGACATTTAGGAGTGCTGAGCCTGTCAATCTCTTCCAGCACCTGGTGCTCAACCCTAAGGCACATTCACAGGCAGTGGAAGAGTTCCAAAACCTTCTGACCCAGGTGAAAACTCTGCCTCGTGCCCCACTGGCTGCAGCACCTTGATGTAaagaccattttaaaaaaaaaacagatgaaggTATTTCTAATTCCTTGGGCTACgaaagtgtttatttttcagaGGTATCGGTGGTATATGTGACCGTCACCTTGCCAGTGGGGGCTGTGAGGTGGTGATGAGGATGGGCCTAATGACCCTGTGGGGCCTAATCAAGGGTGGGTCATCTGTCATCTGAGGTTTTCTTCTGCTTAACTTTCATCATGACCCAAAGAAGGCCGAGGGAAACAGATGTTATAGGAGGATCTTGCTGCTAAGGAGGTGAAATCCAGAGGTGTACTGTGAAGTTGTGTTTTTGTATCAACACTGGAAGCTAGAGAACCAGAGAATAGCTTCATTCCAGCTTATTCCTTTTCGTGATTGACTCCCAGTGTGTTCTCTGTGAATTGGTTTCCTTGTTGAGCTGTTAGCTTAATTCTCATCCGAGCTGGTGGCACTCCATTTTATCCCAAATACTGTGATGGGCAACTTCTCATATTTTAGGATCTAATTTTTCAAACCTTCACTATGTTGAAAATATAaccaaggccgggcgtggtggctcacacctgttaatcctttaacactttgggaggccgaggtgggtggatcacctgagctcaggagttcaagaccaccccgggcaacatggtgaaaccccatctctgctgaaatacaaaaaattagctgggcatggtggcgcgtgcctgtagccccagctacttgggaggctgaggcacgagaatcacttaagcTCCAgtggtggaggctgtagtgagctgaggtcgcaccactgtacttcagcttgggctacagaatgagactccgtctcaaaaaaaaaaaaaaagaaaatataaccaaGATGTTTACATTCCATTTTCTTAACTTAGCTCTATTTTCATATGACAAGAGAGTTGTTTTTATCCATCTGAAAAAACTACCTAATTTATTCGCATTGATTCACATATATTAAGTCAGTAGTAACCTGTCTCATAATTGAGATAACGTGTTTAATCAATGAAATGGCTAACATCTGATGACCTTTTTAGTGCCTGGAGGCAACATTATAAAGGCCTTCACAAGGACAATCTTTCTGGGGGCTCTGAGATGAacaattgctttgttttttgtggggAGCCACTTGTTAAGTGTAAAGAAGGTTTAGCTGCCATGTTTAGCTGTGTTTTTCCTGTCTGGTCAtgccttctttgtatttttttttttttccaaaaatgacaaagggattACTTGAACTGTGTTTGTGGTTTTGAAAGAGGGGTCATCACAATCCAGGCTCACTGCCAGGTTTGTATGGGAAAAGATTGGGAAGCAGTCCAACTCTAAAGTTATGATTCCAGAGATATGATTGgtgtgtttttcccttttttcaaaACCATGGGATGCTGAGGAGGAGTGTTAAGAAATGCAGCTATAGTTATGGGTGTGGTTGTTTTGGAAACACCAATGCTGTTCTGTCTGCACTGCCAAGAAGATCTGCTGTGGAGGGTAACCTGTCCCCACTGAACTGGACCTCAGCAAGGATCAGATGCTGGCTGTTATGAGCTTCAGTCATAGAatacactccctcccctccagcaaaaataaatttaaaatgtcccaaagtcgggtgcggtggctcacacctgtaatcccagcactttgggaggctgaggtgggcagatcacttgagcccaggggttcaagaccagcctgggcaacccgtcgcgatcccatctctacaaaaaatgagctgggcatggtggcatacacctgtggtccctgctactctggaggctgaggctgaaagactgcttgagcccaggaggtcagggctgtaGTGAGCTCTGATAGTGTCACTGTGCTCCAGTGACCCAGGGCAAaaaaagtgagactgtgtctcaaaaaaaaaaaaaaaaaattgtcccagAAGCTGGTGCCAGTCAGTATTTGGGGCTCCTAGAGCACAATAGCTACTGTGTTCCCACGTTGCCTGCGTCCGTCTGGTACTGCTTTCGAGGCAAGATGCAATCCTGGCGGTTCCCTGCTGGTGGGATTTTGGTGTTCTAGAAACATCCATATACTTTTTGTTTAGAAAATTGTGTGCTGATGTTTTAAGTTAGAGTCAATAAAGGAGGCTATTTTCTGTATACGTGGGAATCTCTGCAGTAACACGCTCAGCAGGTCAGCATTCTCACAT includes the following:
- the ITPRIPL1 gene encoding inositol 1,4,5-trisphosphate receptor-interacting protein-like 1, with product MNLDAEASMAVISLLFLAVMYVVHHPLMVSDRMDLDTLARSRQLEKRMSEEMRLLEMEFEERKQAAEQKQKAENFWRGDTSSDQLVLGKKDTGWPLQADGQEGPLGWVLGNLWNTGLFCLFLIFELLRQNMQQEPAFDSSSEEEEEEVHVVPVTSYNWLTDFPSQEALDSFYKHYVQNAIRDLPCTCEFVESFVDDLIEACRVLSRQEAHPQLEDCLGIGAAFEKWGTLHETQKFDILVPIVPPQGTMFVLEMKDPALGRRCGCVLVESECVCKHEKLLGDVLCLVHHHRDPSAVLEKRSSSIKAALCTGFHLDVCKTVQWFRNMMGNAWALVAHKYDFKLSLPPSPTSCKLRLDYRSGRFLSIHLVLGVQREDTLVYLVSQAPDQEQLTSVDWPESFVACEHLFLKLVGRFAPENTCHLKCLQIILSLRQHQSLPRGASRPILTSYHFKTALMHLLLRLPLTDWAHNMLSQRLQDILWFLGRGLQQRSLHHFLIGNTSLPLTIPIPKTFRSAEPVNLFQHLVLNPKAHSQAVEEFQNLLTQVKTLPRAPLAAAP